In Actinomyces weissii, a genomic segment contains:
- the murD gene encoding UDP-N-acetylmuramoyl-L-alanine--D-glutamate ligase — translation MSVLAGARVAVVGLGGTGRAVVEVALALGAHVEALDASEQAVATLRAQHREGPQSSGGSLRLRTAADDEALAQALEEAAAPLVVVSPGVPPHAPVIRRAQALGREVVSEVELAWRLQAEGPHPQVPWLAITGTDGKTTTVSMLASILAAAGLQAPAVGNVGTPVIQAVAQGQAQALAVELSSFQLHATSSMSPLAAVCLNVAADHLDWHGSQEAYAADKARVYHQAQAAAVYNLADPFTEQMVRDADVVAGCRAVGFTLGAPGLGQVGRVEDLLVDRAFHQERHREAVPLATVADLAHLAPGGQAERLPAHIVEDALAAASLARAAGVEAESVAAGLRAFSPGAHRIVTVALGGGVTWVDDSKATNPHAAEAALSALPAGTGVWIVGGDTKGASLHELVAKIAPVLRAAVVIGKDQSQVLAALGSQAPELPLVRVADGAPEQVMTEAVRAAASLARPGDTVMLAPACASWDQFTSYAQRGDLFARAARDMVAS, via the coding sequence CGCGCGGGTGGCGGTAGTAGGTCTGGGCGGCACCGGTCGCGCGGTGGTCGAGGTGGCCCTGGCCCTGGGGGCGCACGTGGAGGCACTGGACGCCTCCGAGCAGGCTGTTGCCACCCTGCGCGCGCAGCACCGGGAGGGCCCCCAGTCCTCCGGCGGCAGCCTGCGGCTGCGCACGGCTGCGGACGACGAGGCCCTGGCCCAGGCCCTGGAGGAGGCTGCCGCCCCCCTGGTGGTGGTCTCCCCGGGGGTGCCCCCGCACGCCCCGGTCATTCGCCGTGCCCAGGCCCTGGGCCGTGAGGTCGTCTCGGAGGTGGAGCTGGCCTGGCGCCTGCAGGCGGAGGGCCCCCACCCGCAGGTACCCTGGCTGGCGATCACCGGCACCGACGGCAAGACCACCACCGTCAGCATGCTCGCCAGCATCCTGGCCGCCGCCGGGCTGCAGGCTCCGGCGGTAGGCAACGTGGGCACCCCGGTGATCCAGGCGGTGGCCCAGGGACAGGCCCAGGCGCTGGCCGTCGAGCTCTCCAGCTTCCAGCTGCACGCCACCAGCAGCATGTCGCCGCTGGCCGCCGTCTGCCTGAACGTGGCCGCCGACCACCTGGACTGGCACGGCTCCCAGGAGGCCTACGCGGCTGACAAGGCCCGCGTCTACCACCAGGCCCAGGCCGCTGCCGTCTACAACCTGGCCGATCCCTTCACTGAGCAGATGGTCCGCGACGCCGACGTCGTCGCCGGCTGCCGGGCCGTGGGCTTCACCCTCGGGGCGCCGGGTCTGGGGCAGGTGGGCCGGGTGGAGGACCTGCTGGTGGACCGGGCCTTCCACCAGGAGCGCCACCGGGAGGCGGTGCCCCTGGCCACGGTCGCGGACCTGGCCCATCTGGCCCCGGGCGGCCAGGCGGAGCGGCTGCCCGCCCACATAGTCGAGGACGCCCTGGCAGCGGCCAGCCTGGCGCGCGCCGCAGGCGTGGAGGCCGAGTCGGTGGCCGCCGGCCTGCGCGCCTTCAGCCCCGGGGCGCACCGCATCGTGACCGTGGCCCTAGGCGGGGGGGTGACCTGGGTGGACGACTCCAAGGCCACCAACCCGCACGCCGCCGAGGCCGCCCTCAGCGCGCTGCCCGCAGGCACGGGGGTGTGGATCGTCGGCGGTGACACCAAGGGCGCCAGCCTCCATGAGCTGGTGGCCAAGATCGCCCCGGTGCTGCGGGCCGCCGTGGTGATCGGCAAGGACCAGAGCCAGGTCCTCGCCGCCCTGGGGAGCCAGGCCCCGGAGCTGCCGCTGGTGCGCGTCGCCGACGGTGCCCCCGAGCAGGTGATGACCGAGGCGGTGCGGGCCGCAGCCAGCCTGGCCCGGCCCGGTGACACCGTCATGCTCGCCCCGGCCTGCGCCTCCTGGGACCAGTTCACTTCCTACGCCCAGCGCGGCGACCTCTTCGCGCGAGCAGCACGTGACATGGTTGCC